From one Eucalyptus grandis isolate ANBG69807.140 chromosome 9, ASM1654582v1, whole genome shotgun sequence genomic stretch:
- the LOC104420635 gene encoding uncharacterized protein LOC104420635: MRERKRESGSDRIQPGRRNGRPAAAARRAGRPRRAAAAARKSGCCSRRSRFADDEGEGGGGGSAGGDPIECSGERCRSCTAGVVADCVAVCCCCPCAVVNLLALALVRVPYMVGRRCLARRKGAAAKAKKKKRKCGRAAGGGGGSSERERIAEEGMRESVYGFGFEEGFGDEVEAGRSAWLDLDLYEVGHLSFGRVSFTGDQFQSKGSCS, encoded by the exons ATGAG agagagaaagagagaaagcggGTCGGACCGGATCCAGCCGGGCCGGCGAAATGGAAGACCGGCGGCGGCAGCGAGACGCGCCGGGCGACCGCGCCGGGCTGCCGCGGCGGCGAGGAAGAGCGGCTGTTGCAGCCGGAGGAGCAGGTTCGCCGACGACGAgggcgagggcggcggcggaggatcCGCTGGGGGAGACCCGATCGAGTGCTCGGGCGAGCGGTGCCGGTCGTGCACGGCCGGCGTGGTCGCGGACTGCGTGGCGGTGTGCTGCTGCTGCCCCTGCGCGGTGGTGAACCTGCTGGCGCTCGCGCTCGTCCGGGTGCCGTACATGGTCGGGCGGAGGTGCCTGGCGCGGAGGAAGGGCGCGGCCGCgaaggcgaagaagaagaagcggaagTGCGGGAGAGCGgcgggagggggaggagggtcgagcgagagggagaggataGCGGAGGAAGGGATGCGGGAGTCGGTGTACGGGTTCGGGTTCGAGGAGGGCTTCGGCGACGAGGTGGAGGCCGGAAGGTCGGCGTGGCTGGACCTGGACTTGTACGAGGTGGGTCATCTGAGCTTCGGCAGAGTTTCCTTCACCGGGGATCAGTTCCAGAGCAAGGGCAGTTGCAGTTGA
- the LOC104419251 gene encoding cinnamoyl-CoA reductase-like SNL6, which produces MGIVRSEEWPRAEIEELRRMLLACAAVHRRKDEDGLGATPPRPAPRDDDDDGDGGGRAVCVTSGVSFLGRAVVNRLLLRGYSVRILVDNEEDVEKLREMETSGEMGSARSNFSAVVAKLGDVQSLCKAFEGCAGVFHTSAFADPAGLSGYTKAMAQIEVKASESVMEACARTPSVRRCVLTSSLLACVWRDTARNHLSNVIGPDCWSDETVCTNKKLWYALGKLKAEKIAWKIAEERGLKLATICPALVTGPQFISRNPTATIAYLKGASEMYSDGVLATVDVTRLADAHVCVFEAIINTASGRYICFDRVIGGEDDAARLAGEMGMPVDKICGGVGGGESSAQPRPRFELSNRKLSCLMSRTLRPCYDESSTI; this is translated from the exons ATGGGGATCGTGCGGTCGGAGGAGTGGCCGCGGGCGGAGATAGAGGAGCTCCGCCGCATGCTGCTGGCGTGCGCCGCCGTCCACCGGAGGAAGGACGAGGACGGGCTCGGGGCCACTCCTCCCAGGCCGGCGCCGAGGGACGATGACGACGACGGGGACGGCGGTGGGAGGGCGGTCTGCGTCACCAGCGGGGTGTCGTTCCTCGGCCGGGCCGTGGTGAACCGGCTCCTGCTGCGCGGGTACTCCGTTCGGATCCTGGTCGACAACGAAG AGGACGTGGAGAAGCTGAGGGAGATGGAGACCTCCGGCGAGATGGGGAGCGCCCGGAGCAATTTCAGCGCCGTGGTGGCAAAGCTGGGCGACGTGCAGAGCCTCTGCAAGGCGTTCGAAGGGTGCGCCGGGGTTTTCCACACCTCGGCATTTGCTGATCCGGCCGGGCTCTCTGGCTACACC AAAGCAATGGCGCAGATAGAAGTGAAGGCGAGTGAGAGCGTGATGGAGGCGTGTGCGAGGACACCGTCGGTGAGAAGGTGCGTCCTCACATCGTCTCTCCTGGCTTGCGTGTGGCGAGATACTGCGCGGAATCACCTCTCCAATGTAATCGGCCCCGATTGCTGGAGCGACGAGACCGTGTGCACAAACAAGAAG CTATGGTATGCACTAGGCAAGCTCAAGGCTGAGAAAATTGCATGGAAGATTGCCGAAGAAAGGGGACTTAAGCTGGCCACAATCTGCCCTGCTCTCGTCACTGGTCCTCAATTCATCAGCAGAAATCCAACAGCCACAATTGCATATCTTAAGG GGGCCAGTGAAATGTACTCGGACGGGGTATTAGCGACGGTGGACGTGACGAGGCTGGCGGATGCGCACGTGTGCGTGTTTGAGGCGATTATCAACACCGCATCAGGGAGGTACATCTGCTTCGATCGAGTGATTGGCGGAGAAGATGACGCAGCGAGGCTGGCAGGGGAAATGGGGATGCCGGTCGATAAGATCTGCGGGGGAGTTGGAGGCGGCGAATCGTCCGCTCAACCGCGGCCGAGGTTCGAATTGTCGAACCGGAAGCTTTCTTGCCTCATGTCGAGAACACTACGGCCATGTTACGATGAGTCGAGCACGATCTGA
- the LOC104419252 gene encoding uncharacterized protein LOC104419252 translates to MGSSVAEFPVPQKTLALDIKGNKTDLVICRYDDHIMVIVTQIGAMGTILHARKEEGVSIDPTFNVSVVFGKRDEPMMVACARQLIEHISNSRASRQLVLSLGLKDHSSETLKGVVSAVIENRLW, encoded by the exons ATGGGTAGTTCGGTGGCTGAATTTCCTGTGCCCCAGAAGACGCTCGCGCTTGATATCAAG GGGAACAAGACGGATCTCGTAATTTGCAGGTACGATGACCATATCATG GTGATTGTCACTCAAATAGGAGCGATGGGGACGATACTGCACGCCAG GAAGGAGGAAGGTGTCTCAATCGATCCTACTTTTAACGTCTCTGTTGTATTTGGTAAGCGAGATGAG CCGATGATGGTGGCATGTGCTCGTCAGCTGATTGAACATATAAG TAATTCCAGGGCCTCTAGGCAATTGGTGCTTTCTCTGGGTCTCAAGGATCATTCCTCG GAGACGCTGAAAGGAGTTGTTTCTGCTGTGATTGAGAATCGCCTATGGTAA